Proteins encoded in a region of the Misgurnus anguillicaudatus chromosome 9, ASM2758022v2, whole genome shotgun sequence genome:
- the rbm41 gene encoding RNA-binding protein 41, protein MKRVTRYACEDAPIPEEQETEGQRQLHNLLLQQLDTDVDIERCVAKKKCFAPAAVYKPFGEQAAGVRSLSQFQALKDGDQELATLRDLGLTDAEIELWRSRDLPESLWKDKGVCVAPDARNQRLQAIRDKMAAHAELLSRPQRFSGSRPLSRREMEIEKALFQGSDRSSFLTALYHQEEDSQAGQQGATSTNAMDVFYEDFLKDHNKNSDISQRPKTRAEPTYQSCSNSSQSQAQHNDEHKSSVSDIVNQPQPRKMTIGQSIGTLKPTFVQGHDGPVTISGEIEDISEEEIKGNRETEDGIRNIRRFKNYQKGTPSNVLCVKNMSPRASLAQLVSLFSRFQKDDTRPILYRLLTGRLKGQAFITLSDVESAQAALDLLNGYMLLDKPLVIEFGRKKNEETKASTDGSIDADTTSTQKDNKKPVQCCSFIYNKK, encoded by the exons TACAGCAACTAGACACAGATGTAGATATTGAGAG GTGTGTAGCCAAGAAGAAATGCTTCGCTCCAGCAGCCGTATACAAGCCCTTTGGGGAGCAGGCAGCTGGTGTGAGGAGTCTGTCACAGTTTCAAGCCCTGAAGGATGGGGATCAGGAGCTGGCCACTCTTCGAGACCTGGGCCTTACTGATGCAGAAATCGAGCTGTGGAGATCCAGAGACCTGCCAGAGAGTTTGTGGAAG GATAAAGGGGTTTGTGTGGCACCCGATGCGAGGAATCAGCGTCTGCAGGCCATCCGGGATAAAATGGCAGCGCACGCAGAGCTGCTGTCCCGACCCCAGCGTTTCTCGGGTAGCCGCCCGCTCTCCCGCAGAGAAATGGAGATAGAAAAGGCACTCTTTCAGGGCAGCGATCGCAGCAGTTTTCTCACGGCCCTTTACCATCAAG AGGAAGATTCACAGGCCGGCCAGCAGGGGGCGACATCCACCAATGCAATGGACGTTTTCTATGAAGACTTTCTTAAAGATCACAACAAAAACTCTGATATCTCACAAAGACCAAAAACACGCGCTGAACCGACATATCAGTCCTGCTCTAATTCAAGCCAGTCACAAGCTCAACAcaatgatgaacacaaaagttCAGTGTCGGACATTGTTAACCAACCACAGCCTAGGAAAATGACTATCGGCCAGTCCATTGGTACATTAAAACCAACTTTTGTTCAAGGACATGATGGACCAGTTACTATCAGTGGAGAAATAGAGGATATTTCAGAGGAAGAGATCAAGGGCAATCGGGAAACGGAAGACGGTATACGGAATATTAGACGTTTCAAGAACTACCAGAAAGGGACGCCATCGAAT GTGCTGTGTGTGAAGAACATGAGTCCGCGGGCATCATTGGCCCAGCTGGTTTCTCTCTTCTCACGGTTTCAGAAAGATGACACACGGCCCATTCTGTACCGCCTACTGACCGGCCGACTCAAGGGACAAGCATTCATTACGCTCTCCG ATGTTGAAAGTGCGCAAGCAGCTCTTGATCTGTTAAATGGATACATGTTGCTTGATAAACCTCTGGTCATTGAGTTTGGCAGGAAGAAAAATGAAGAGACCAAAGCAAGCACTGATGGATCTATAGATGCCGACACCACATCAACACAAAAAGACAATAAGAAACCTGTACAATgctgttcatttatttataacaaaaaatga